One window from the genome of Malus domestica chromosome 01, GDT2T_hap1 encodes:
- the LOC139194964 gene encoding protein FAR-RED IMPAIRED RESPONSE 1-like, with amino-acid sequence MPGEQSNVIITDQDGAIAKAIGSKLPTTFHQYCIWHISRKFNDKGWVGGAFKDLHNCIWDIESKEEFEARWKIQRVESSHSFFKQYMHKKYSLVELSIQFNQAFGWQHQKEVVGDHNDENRVPPLQLRTPMEEQMAKLYIRFMFEKFHVEELKSLTCFLRERSGHRNEALYGVLERDVEVTKMKRLVVDTTLGYVKCIYKEMEFRGLPCWKCALKPII; translated from the exons ATGCCGGGTGAGCAGTCAAATGTCATAATTACGGATCAAGATGGAGCCATAGCAAAGGCTATTGGCAGCAAACTACCAACCACATTTCATCAGTATTGCATATGGCATATTAGTAGGAAGTTCAATGACAAGGGTTGGGTTGGAGGTGCTTTCAAGGATTTGCATAATTGCATATGGGATATCGAAAGCAAAGAAGAATTTGAGGCAAGGTGGAAGAT TCAACGTGTTGAGAGTAGTCACTCATTTTTCAAGCAATATATGCACAAGAAGTACTCTTTGGTAGAATTGAGCATTCAGTTCAATCAAGCTTTTGGATGGCAACATCAGAAGGAGGTGGTTGGtgaccataatgatgaaaatcGTGTCCCTCCATTGCAGCTTCGCACGCCAATGGAAGAGCAAATGGCCAAATTGTACATACGGTTTATGTTCGAAAAGTTTCACGTGGAGGAATTGAAGAGTTTGACTTGTTTCTTGAGGGAGCGGTCTGGGCACAGGAATGAGGCATTGTATGGAGTACTTGAGAGGGATGTAGAGGTGACAAAGATGAAAAGGTTGGTGGTTGATACGACCTTAGGTTATGTTAAATGCATCTACAAAGAGATGGAGTTTCGAGGACTTccgtgttggaaatgtgccctaaagccaatcatatga